One window from the genome of Leptospira perdikensis encodes:
- a CDS encoding cytochrome-c peroxidase: protein MNWITLSLISNYSYITDLQRSAKEKIGILPNSAPGAESDNQALISLGNKLFRDNKLSSNHVQSCLTCHPIDGNAAGMDRQSTSRGTFGQLGKRNTPTILNVGFLPIIFWDGRRNTLYEQAIDPFVNPLEMSLSSETELLTRIQNDSSYNSFFANAFPESPTPSIHAIRLGLVAFERSLVSKSRFDEFLESNVLALKTDELSGLKIFLDVGCTNCHSQNLLGGSQFAKLDTTHSYNTNDLGRSEFTGNATDHFFFKVPPLRNVTLTAPYFHDGSVSTIKEAVRRMNLYNLNRSISDSEIDLLVSFLKTLSDKTKTN, encoded by the coding sequence ATGAATTGGATTACTTTATCTTTGATTTCAAATTACTCTTACATCACCGATTTACAAAGGAGTGCTAAAGAAAAGATAGGTATATTACCAAATTCAGCTCCTGGAGCAGAATCAGATAACCAAGCATTAATTAGCTTGGGAAACAAACTTTTTAGAGATAACAAACTGTCTTCTAATCACGTACAATCTTGCCTCACTTGTCATCCGATCGATGGTAATGCTGCAGGTATGGACAGGCAATCCACCTCAAGAGGAACATTTGGACAACTCGGAAAACGAAATACTCCCACAATTCTCAACGTTGGTTTTTTACCGATAATTTTTTGGGATGGTCGAAGAAATACATTGTATGAACAGGCCATTGATCCCTTTGTAAATCCGCTAGAGATGTCTTTATCTTCAGAAACAGAATTATTAACACGAATCCAAAATGACTCCAGTTATAATTCGTTTTTTGCCAATGCTTTCCCTGAATCTCCGACTCCGAGTATCCATGCAATCCGATTAGGACTTGTGGCATTTGAAAGATCCCTAGTATCAAAATCCAGGTTCGATGAATTTTTAGAATCGAACGTTCTCGCATTAAAAACTGATGAATTAAGTGGATTAAAAATATTTTTAGATGTGGGTTGTACAAATTGTCACAGTCAAAATCTCTTAGGTGGATCTCAGTTTGCAAAATTAGATACGACTCACTCTTACAATACAAATGATTTAGGAAGGTCTGAATTCACGGGAAACGCTACTGATCATTTTTTCTTTAAGGTTCCGCCTCTACGAAACGTAACATTAACAGCACCTTATTTTCACGACGGTAGTGTTTCTACAATCAAAGAGGCAGTTCGTCGTATGAATCTTTACAATCTGAACCGGTCCATTAGTGATTCAGAAATTGATTTACTTGTTTCATTTCTAAAAACCTTATCCGACAAAACAAAGACAAACTAA